Proteins co-encoded in one Bombus pyrosoma isolate SC7728 linkage group LG4, ASM1482585v1, whole genome shotgun sequence genomic window:
- the LOC122567052 gene encoding leucine--tRNA ligase, cytoplasmic isoform X1, giving the protein MATERKGTFKVEYLQKIERDVQTKWEAEKIFEADAPLEPKANSDEKFLATFPFPYMNGRLHLGHTFSLSKCEFAVRYNRLLGKKVLFPFGFHCTGMPIKACADKLKREMELYGYPPQFPNEKRIEEIIEDVIIKDKSKGTKSKAVAKNVTAKYQWQIMQTLGLKDEDIKKFADATYWLDYFPPLAVKDLKSIGLHVDWRRTFITTDTNPFFDSFVRWQFQHLKARNKIKYGKRYSIYSPKDGQPCMDHDRSIGEGVGPQEYTLIKMKLREPYPPSLKSLSGKPVYLVAGTLRPETMYGQTNCWVHPDITYIAYTLLNGDVYISTKRAARNMAYQDFFKEEGKIQIALELTGKDILGLPLEAPLTFNKVIYTLPMLTIKENKGTGIVTSVPSDSPDDYAALTDLKKKQALREKYGITDEMVLPYDPISILEIPEFGNLSAVFLYNKLKIQSQNDTAKLLEAKEMVYLKGFYDGVLLVGPYKGKKVQEVKKLIQKELINEGKAVIYYEPEKTIISRSNDECVVALCNQWYLDYGEETWRNEAMEALNNLNTFHEEVRKNFIACLNWLHEYACSRTYGLGTRLPWDESWLIESLSDSTIYMAYYTVAHLLQGGTFKGDKPNTYNIKANEMTSEVWDYIFFKDVKFPKTDIKKEALDHMRREFHYWYPVDLRVSGKDLVQNHLTFFIYNHTAIWPKQSELWPKGIRANGHLLLNSAKMSKSEGNFLTLTEAVEKFSADGMRLCLADAGDSVEDANFVENMADAGILRLYNFIEWVKEVLNSKDTYKQRQSSTFNDKVFESEMNLKIQETGENYSKMLYKEALRTGFFELQAARDKYLQLSSLDGISWTLIMKFIELQIILLSPICPHVAEHVWSLIGKEGSILNAKWPQVGEIDEVLIKSSQYLMDAAHSFRILLKNYLTPKKASKRKNETSVIEKPNQGTIWVAKTYPPWQSTILSTMKDLYLKNDNKLPENKIIATELGKLQELKRHTKRVMPFVQVMKEKMQLVGLSALNLTLDFDEFKILQDNKKYLQNTLDLEDIMIRYTDEAPEKTKEECCPGAPYMNFSTKQGVSVCIINPQKYSGLFRMDIIIANGDTIEDIILRILKENKIIKNPTSVSLYRYNDPLMGPRIKTRAGNILKGKTHIPPNCVFNVDIENKNVNVNVEGSLYYIGNELVYIFQSLEN; this is encoded by the exons ATG GCAACAGAAAGGAAGGGGACATTTAAAGTAGAATATCTTCAAAAAATTGAGAGAGATGTGCAAACAAAATGGGAAgctgagaaaatatttgaggCAGATGCACCTTTGGAACCAAAGGCAAATTCTGACGAAAAGTTTCTTGCGacatttccttttccttaCATGAATGGAAGACTTCATCTTGGtcatacattttcattatcaaAATGTGAG TTTGCGGTTAGGTACAACCGTCTTTTAGGGAAGAAAGTCCTTTTTCCATTTGGCTTTCATTGTACTGGTATGCCTATTAAAGCATGTGCTGATAAGTTAAAGAGAGAAATGGAATTATATGGATATCCGCCACAATTTCcaaacgaaaaaagaattgaggaaattatagaagatgtaataataaaagataaaagcaaAGGAACAAAG AGTAAAGCAGTTGCAAAAAATGTTACTGCAAAATATCAATGGCAAATTATGCAAACACTTGGCTTAAAAGATGAGGACATCAAGAAATTTGCTGATGCTACATATTGGTTAGACTATTTTCCACCTCTTGCTGTGAAAGATCTAAAATCAATTGGTTTACat GTGGATTGGCGCAGAACATTTATTACAACTGATACAAACCCATTCTTTGATTCATTTGTTCGTTGGCAATTTCAACATCTAAAAGctagaaacaaaataaaatatggaaaaagatattcaatttattcacCAAAAGATGGACAGCCTTGTATGGATCACGACAGATCAATTGGAGAAGGCGTAGGACCACAAGAATATAcactaattaaaatgaaactacGAGAACCTTATCCTCCAAGTTTAAA ATCTCTTTCTGGCAAACCAGTTTATTTAGTAGCTGGCACTTTAAGACCAGAAACAATGTATGGTCAAACAAATTGCTGGGTTCATCCAGATATAACTTACATTGCTTATACACTATTGAATGGAGATgtttatatttcaacaaaaagaGCAGCTCGAAATATGGCTTACCAAGATTTCTTTAAAGAGGAGGggaaaatacaaattgcaTTAGAACTTACTGGAAAA gaCATATTAGGACTACCACTAGAAGCGCCTCTTACatttaataaagttatttaCACGTTACCAATGTTAActattaaagaaaacaaaggtACTGGAATTGTTACCTCTGTACCTAGCGATTCTCCTGATGATTATGCAGCTTTAACCGatctaaaaaagaaacaagctCTTAGAGAGAAATATGGTATAACTGATGAAATGGTGCTGCCTTATGATCCT ATATCTATTCTCGAAATACCCGAATTCGGGAATTTATCTGcggtatttttatacaataagcTAAAAATCCAATCTCAAAATGACACAGCTAAGCTATTAGAAGCCAAAGAAATGGTATATCTGAAAGGATTTTACGATGGTGTATTGCTAGTTGGTCcatataaaggaaaaaaagttCAAGAAGTTAAAAAGCTAATACAAAAAGAATTGATAAATGAGGGAAAAGCAGTTATATATTATGAACCTGAAAAAACTATAATCTCACGATCAAATGATGAGTGTGTAGTAGCTTTATGTAACCAATGGTATTTGGATTATGGTGAAGAAACTTGGAGAAACGAAGCAATGGAAGCtttaaataatcttaataCCTTCCATGAAGAAGTGAGGAAGAATTTTATAGCCTGTCTTAATTGGTTACATGAATATGCATGTTCAAGAACTTACGGACTTG GTACTAGATTACCATGGGATGAAAGTTGGTTGATAGAATCACTCTCAGACTCAACAATATACATGGCTTATTATACCGTGGCACATTTATTACAAGGAGGGACTTTCAAAGGCGACAAACCAAATACTtacaatataaa ggCTAATGAAATGACATCCGAAGTATgggattatatatttttcaaagatgtaAAGTTTCCGAAAACAGATATAAAGAAAGAGGCATTAGATCATATGCGACGTGAATTTCATTATTGGTATCCAGTAGATTTACGAGTATCTGGGAAAGATTTAGTACAAAATCATCTAACGTTCTTCATTTATAATCATACTGCAATCTGGCCTAAACAATCTGAGTTATGGCCAAAAGGTATCAGAGCGAATGGTCATCTCCTCTTAAATTCAGCAAAG ATGTCTAAATCAGAGGGTAACTTCTTAACACTTACTGAAGCTGTAGAGAAGTTTTCTGCAGATGGTATGCGACTTTGTCTAGCCGATGCTGGTGATTCAGTAGAAGATGCTAATTTCGTAGAAAACATGGCTGATGCTGGAATTCTtagattatataattttattgaatggGTTAAAGAAGTGTTGAACTCGAAAGATACTTATAAACAAAGACAATCATCTACATTTAATGACAAAGTTTTCGAAAG TGAAATGAACCTGAAGATACAAGAAACCggagaaaattattcgaaaatgttATACAAAGAAGCACTAAGAACAGGATTCTTTGAATTACAAGCAGCaagagataaatatttacaattgaGTTCTCTAGATGGCATTAGTTGGacattaattatgaaattcatagaacttcaaattattcttttgtCTCCAATTTGTCCACATGTAGCAGAACATGTGTGGTCTCTAATTGGTAAA GAAGGTAGTATATTAAATGCCAAATGGCCCCAAGTAGGCGAAATAGATGAAGTTCTTATAAAATCATCACAATACCTTATGGACGCTGCGCATTCATTTAGGATtctcttaaaaaattatttaacgccAAAGAAAGCATCtaagagaaaaaatgaaacatcaGTTATAGAGAAACCTAATCAAGGTACTATTTGGGTAGCTAAAACGTATCCTCCTTGGCAAAGTACTATTTTATCTACAATGAAAGACTTATATCTT aaaaatgacaataaactaccagaaaataaaattattgcaacagAATTGGGAAAACTACAGGAATTAAAAAGACATACGAAACGGGTAATGCCATTTGTACAAgttatgaaagagaaaatgcaACTTGTCGGATTAAGTGCATTGAATTTAACGTTAGATTTTGACGAGTTTAAGATTCTCCaagataacaaaaaatatcttcaaaataCATTAGAT CTAGAGGATATCATGATAAGGTATACGGATGAAGCTCCAGAAAAAACGAAGGAGGAATGTTGTCCAGGTGCACCTTACATGAATTTTTCTACTAAGCAAGGAGTGTCAGTATGCATCATAAATCCACAGAAGTACAGTGGTTTATTCAGAATGGATATTATAATAGCAAATGGAGACACTATAGAggatataatattacgaatattaaaagaaaacaaaattataaaga atccAACGTCAGTTTCTCTGTATCGCTATAATGATCCTCTCATGGGACCGAGGATAAAGACTAGGGCcggtaatatattaaaaggtAAAACTCATATTCCACCCAATTGTGTATTTAATGTTgatatagaaaacaaaaatgtaaatgtaaatgtagaaggaagtttatattatataggtAATGAATTGGTTTATATTTTCCAGTCATTGGAGaattaa
- the LOC122567052 gene encoding leucine--tRNA ligase, cytoplasmic isoform X2, whose protein sequence is MATERKGTFKVEYLQKIERDVQTKWEAEKIFEADAPLEPKANSDEKFLATFPFPYMNGRLHLGHTFSLSKCEFAVRYNRLLGKKVLFPFGFHCTGMPIKACADKLKREMELYGYPPQFPNEKRIEEIIEDVIIKDKSKGTKSKAVAKNVTAKYQWQIMQTLGLKDEDIKKFADATYWLDYFPPLAVKDLKSIGLHVDWRRTFITTDTNPFFDSFVRWQFQHLKARNKIKYGKRYSIYSPKDGQPCMDHDRSIGEGVGPQEYTLIKMKLREPYPPSLKSLSGKPVYLVAGTLRPETMYGQTNCWVHPDITYIAYTLLNGDVYISTKRAARNMAYQDFFKEEGKIQIALELTGKDILGLPLEAPLTFNKVIYTLPMLTIKENKGTGIVTSVPSDSPDDYAALTDLKKKQALREKYGITDEMVLPYDPISILEIPEFGNLSAVFLYNKLKIQSQNDTAKLLEAKEMVYLKGFYDGVLLVGPYKGKKVQEVKKLIQKELINEGKAVIYYEPEKTIISRSNDECVVALCNQWYLDYGEETWRNEAMEALNNLNTFHEEVRKNFIACLNWLHEYACSRTYGLGTRLPWDESWLIESLSDSTIYMAYYTVAHLLQGGTFKGDKPNTYNIKANEMTSEVWDYIFFKDVKFPKTDIKKEALDHMRREFHYWYPVDLRVSGKDLVQNHLTFFIYNHTAIWPKQSELWPKGIRANGHLLLNSAKMSKSEGNFLTLTEAVEKFSADGMRLCLADAGDSVEDANFVENMADAGILRLYNFIEWVKEVLNSKDTYKQRQSSTFNDKVFESEMNLKIQETGENYSKMLYKEALRTGFFELQAARDKYLQLSSLDGISWTLIMKFIELQIILLSPICPHVAEHVWSLIGKEGSILNAKWPQVGEIDEVLIKSSQYLMDAAHSFRILLKNYLTPKKASKRKNETSVIEKPNQGTIWVAKTYPPWQSTILSTMKDLYLKNDNKLPENKIIATELGKLQELKRHTKRVMPFVQVMKEKMQLVGLSALNLTLDFDEFKILQDNKKYLQNTLDLEDIMIRYTDEAPEKTKEECCPGAPYMNFSTKQGVSNVSFSVSL, encoded by the exons ATG GCAACAGAAAGGAAGGGGACATTTAAAGTAGAATATCTTCAAAAAATTGAGAGAGATGTGCAAACAAAATGGGAAgctgagaaaatatttgaggCAGATGCACCTTTGGAACCAAAGGCAAATTCTGACGAAAAGTTTCTTGCGacatttccttttccttaCATGAATGGAAGACTTCATCTTGGtcatacattttcattatcaaAATGTGAG TTTGCGGTTAGGTACAACCGTCTTTTAGGGAAGAAAGTCCTTTTTCCATTTGGCTTTCATTGTACTGGTATGCCTATTAAAGCATGTGCTGATAAGTTAAAGAGAGAAATGGAATTATATGGATATCCGCCACAATTTCcaaacgaaaaaagaattgaggaaattatagaagatgtaataataaaagataaaagcaaAGGAACAAAG AGTAAAGCAGTTGCAAAAAATGTTACTGCAAAATATCAATGGCAAATTATGCAAACACTTGGCTTAAAAGATGAGGACATCAAGAAATTTGCTGATGCTACATATTGGTTAGACTATTTTCCACCTCTTGCTGTGAAAGATCTAAAATCAATTGGTTTACat GTGGATTGGCGCAGAACATTTATTACAACTGATACAAACCCATTCTTTGATTCATTTGTTCGTTGGCAATTTCAACATCTAAAAGctagaaacaaaataaaatatggaaaaagatattcaatttattcacCAAAAGATGGACAGCCTTGTATGGATCACGACAGATCAATTGGAGAAGGCGTAGGACCACAAGAATATAcactaattaaaatgaaactacGAGAACCTTATCCTCCAAGTTTAAA ATCTCTTTCTGGCAAACCAGTTTATTTAGTAGCTGGCACTTTAAGACCAGAAACAATGTATGGTCAAACAAATTGCTGGGTTCATCCAGATATAACTTACATTGCTTATACACTATTGAATGGAGATgtttatatttcaacaaaaagaGCAGCTCGAAATATGGCTTACCAAGATTTCTTTAAAGAGGAGGggaaaatacaaattgcaTTAGAACTTACTGGAAAA gaCATATTAGGACTACCACTAGAAGCGCCTCTTACatttaataaagttatttaCACGTTACCAATGTTAActattaaagaaaacaaaggtACTGGAATTGTTACCTCTGTACCTAGCGATTCTCCTGATGATTATGCAGCTTTAACCGatctaaaaaagaaacaagctCTTAGAGAGAAATATGGTATAACTGATGAAATGGTGCTGCCTTATGATCCT ATATCTATTCTCGAAATACCCGAATTCGGGAATTTATCTGcggtatttttatacaataagcTAAAAATCCAATCTCAAAATGACACAGCTAAGCTATTAGAAGCCAAAGAAATGGTATATCTGAAAGGATTTTACGATGGTGTATTGCTAGTTGGTCcatataaaggaaaaaaagttCAAGAAGTTAAAAAGCTAATACAAAAAGAATTGATAAATGAGGGAAAAGCAGTTATATATTATGAACCTGAAAAAACTATAATCTCACGATCAAATGATGAGTGTGTAGTAGCTTTATGTAACCAATGGTATTTGGATTATGGTGAAGAAACTTGGAGAAACGAAGCAATGGAAGCtttaaataatcttaataCCTTCCATGAAGAAGTGAGGAAGAATTTTATAGCCTGTCTTAATTGGTTACATGAATATGCATGTTCAAGAACTTACGGACTTG GTACTAGATTACCATGGGATGAAAGTTGGTTGATAGAATCACTCTCAGACTCAACAATATACATGGCTTATTATACCGTGGCACATTTATTACAAGGAGGGACTTTCAAAGGCGACAAACCAAATACTtacaatataaa ggCTAATGAAATGACATCCGAAGTATgggattatatatttttcaaagatgtaAAGTTTCCGAAAACAGATATAAAGAAAGAGGCATTAGATCATATGCGACGTGAATTTCATTATTGGTATCCAGTAGATTTACGAGTATCTGGGAAAGATTTAGTACAAAATCATCTAACGTTCTTCATTTATAATCATACTGCAATCTGGCCTAAACAATCTGAGTTATGGCCAAAAGGTATCAGAGCGAATGGTCATCTCCTCTTAAATTCAGCAAAG ATGTCTAAATCAGAGGGTAACTTCTTAACACTTACTGAAGCTGTAGAGAAGTTTTCTGCAGATGGTATGCGACTTTGTCTAGCCGATGCTGGTGATTCAGTAGAAGATGCTAATTTCGTAGAAAACATGGCTGATGCTGGAATTCTtagattatataattttattgaatggGTTAAAGAAGTGTTGAACTCGAAAGATACTTATAAACAAAGACAATCATCTACATTTAATGACAAAGTTTTCGAAAG TGAAATGAACCTGAAGATACAAGAAACCggagaaaattattcgaaaatgttATACAAAGAAGCACTAAGAACAGGATTCTTTGAATTACAAGCAGCaagagataaatatttacaattgaGTTCTCTAGATGGCATTAGTTGGacattaattatgaaattcatagaacttcaaattattcttttgtCTCCAATTTGTCCACATGTAGCAGAACATGTGTGGTCTCTAATTGGTAAA GAAGGTAGTATATTAAATGCCAAATGGCCCCAAGTAGGCGAAATAGATGAAGTTCTTATAAAATCATCACAATACCTTATGGACGCTGCGCATTCATTTAGGATtctcttaaaaaattatttaacgccAAAGAAAGCATCtaagagaaaaaatgaaacatcaGTTATAGAGAAACCTAATCAAGGTACTATTTGGGTAGCTAAAACGTATCCTCCTTGGCAAAGTACTATTTTATCTACAATGAAAGACTTATATCTT aaaaatgacaataaactaccagaaaataaaattattgcaacagAATTGGGAAAACTACAGGAATTAAAAAGACATACGAAACGGGTAATGCCATTTGTACAAgttatgaaagagaaaatgcaACTTGTCGGATTAAGTGCATTGAATTTAACGTTAGATTTTGACGAGTTTAAGATTCTCCaagataacaaaaaatatcttcaaaataCATTAGAT CTAGAGGATATCATGATAAGGTATACGGATGAAGCTCCAGAAAAAACGAAGGAGGAATGTTGTCCAGGTGCACCTTACATGAATTTTTCTACTAAGCAAGGAGT atccAACGTCAGTTTCTCTGTATCGCTATAA
- the LOC122567053 gene encoding arginine--tRNA ligase, cytoplasmic, with the protein MTTINLENFHKRATEAEIEIALLRKEIEFLRQNVTTNNFMINSVPIDEYVKLEQENIKLKYRVAILKRTVKAERAKLGNKLKMTENNVISIYDTLSNLFKEAISVAYPDVCDPPVIITSSNNPKFGDYQCNSAMPLSKQLNNNEIRTKPQDVAKNIMSKVEESSLISKLEVTGAGFINIYLKREFAQSTLNTLVKNGEAFPPYTKRQKVIVDFSSPNIAKEMHVGHLRSTIIGDSIARLLEFLGHDVLRINHIGDWGTQFGMLIAHLQDKFPDCLSISPPITDLQSFYKESKTRFDGDEEFKKRAYNCVVKLQASDPDMIKAWQLICDVSRKEFEKIYARLDIKLIERGESFYQKHMEAIVKDLEAKGLLEEDEGRKVMWSKQNNEIPLTIVKSDGGFTYDTSDMAAIKQRIEEEKADWVIYVTDAGQSMHFQVLKNCAKRASIIESRHRIDHVGFGVVLGNDKKKFKTRSGDTVKLSDLLDEGLKRALEKLIEKERDKVLTEEELKIAQESIAYGCIKYADLSHNRNHEYVFSFDKMLEDKGNTAVYLLYALTRIRSIARAANISQEKLREIAEDTPISLEHEKEWKLAKVLIKFPDVLIKITNNLYLHQLCEYCYEISCAFSEFYDNCYCVEKNELGEIVNVNIGRILLTEATAIIMEKCFSILGLKSVTRM; encoded by the exons ATGACCACcataaatttggaaaatttccaCAAAAGAGCAACCGAGGCG GAAATAGAAATAGCTCTTTTAAGgaaggaaattgaatttttacgaCAAAATGTCACaactaataattttatgataaattctGTACCTATAgatgaatatgtaaaattagaacaagaaaatattaaattaaaatacagagTGGCTATCCTAAAGAGG ACTGTCAAAGCTGAAAGAGCAAAGTTAggaaacaaattgaaaatgacAGAGAACAATGTAATCAGTATATATGATACGctatctaatttatttaaggaAGCAATCTCAGTTGCATATCCTGATGTTTGTGATCCTCCGGTAATTATAACATCTAGTAATAATCCAAAATTTGGAGATTACCAATGTAACAGTGCCATGCCACTTTCTAAACAACTTAATAACAATG aaattCGAACAAAGCCGCAAGATGTTGCAAAGAACATTATGTCAAAAGTGGAAGAATCAAGCTTAATCTCCAAGTTGGAAGTCACTGGTGCaggttttataaatatatatttaaaaagggaATTTGCACAATCAACCTTAAACACATTAGTAAAAAATGGGGAAGCATTTCCACCATATACAAAAAGACAAAAAGTAATTGTAGATTTTTCTAGTCCCAATATCGCTAAAGAAATGCATGTTGGACATTTAAGGTCCACCATAATTGGAGATAGCATCGCAAGATTGTTAGAATTTTTAGGCCACGATGTATTGAGAATAAATCATATTGGTGACTGGGGTACTCAATTTGGAATGTTGATAGCTCATCTTCAGGATAAGTTCCCTGATTGTTTATCTATCTCTCCACCTATTACGGATCTTCAA agTTTTTATAAGGAATCAAAGACGAGATTCGATGGAGatgaagaatttaaaaagcGTGCCTACAACTGTGTTGTTAAGTTACAAGCATCCGATCCTGATATGATAAAAGCATGGCAACTAATTTGTGATGTTTCCAGAAAAG AATTCGAGAAGATATACGCTCGTCTCGATATCAAGTTGATAGAAAGAGGGGaatctttttatcaaaagCATATGGAAGCTATAGTAAAAGATTTAGAAGCAAAAGGGCTATTAGAAGAAGATGAAGGACGAAAAGTAATGTGGAGCAAacagaataatgaaattcctCTGACCATTGTAAAATCCGATGGTGGTTTTACTTATGATACGTCAGACATGGCGGCTATTAAGCAACgtatagaagaagaaaaagcagattgg gtAATATATGTAACAGATGCTGGTCAATCTATGCATTTTCAAGTATTAAAGAACTGTGCTAAGCGAGCAAGTATTATAGAAAGTCGTCATAGAATAGACCACGTTGGATTTGGTGTAGTTCTTGgcaatgataaaaagaaatttaaaactaGATCTGGAGATACAGTAAAATTAAGTGATTTACTTGATGAAG gtTTGAAGAGAGCACTAGAGAAACTAATAGAAAAGGAACGTGACAAAGTACTTACggaagaagaattaaaaattgctcAAGAATCTATTGCTTATGGGTGCATAAAATATGCAGACTTATCGCACAACAGAAATCACGaatacgtattttcttttgataaaatgttGGAGGATAAAGGCAATACCGCAGTGTACTTGCTATATGCATTAACAAGAATACGTTCTATTGCAAGGGCCGCTAATATTTCGCAGGAAAAATTACGTGAAATAGCAGAGGATACTCCAATTTCACTAGAACACGAGAAGGAGTGGAAGTTAGCcaaagtattaattaaatttcctgatgtactaataaaaattacaaacaatttatatttgcatCAGCTCTGCGAGTATTGTTACGAGATTTCATGCGCTTTTTCGGAATTTTATGATAACTGTTATTGCGTTGAAAAAAACGAACTTGGAGAGATAGTGAACGTGAATATCGGCCGTATTTTATTAACAGAAGCTACCGCaattataatggaaaaatgtttttcaataCTAGGCTTAAAATCAGTTACACGTATGTaa